In one window of Alkalilimnicola sp. S0819 DNA:
- a CDS encoding DUF2062 domain-containing protein codes for MPKKFLKRHLPDPVRFRQRRGVRLFGRLLDDPFLLHLNRRSVAGGVGLGLFVAFIPLPAQMLLAAAAAILFRANILIAVSAVWITNPLTIPPFFWLCYRVGVRVLGEHEQRIAFEPSLGWLWTEATHIWQPLLTGSLLVGSIIGLAGYGAAHLLWRLHVMRLLHQRRQRGGR; via the coding sequence ATGCCGAAGAAGTTTCTAAAGCGTCATCTGCCCGACCCGGTGCGTTTTCGCCAGCGTCGCGGCGTGCGCCTTTTCGGTCGGCTGCTGGACGACCCGTTCCTGCTGCACCTGAATCGCCGCTCCGTCGCCGGCGGCGTGGGCCTGGGGCTTTTTGTCGCCTTCATTCCCCTGCCCGCGCAGATGTTGCTGGCGGCGGCGGCGGCAATCCTGTTCCGGGCCAATATCCTGATCGCTGTCAGTGCGGTGTGGATCACCAATCCGCTCACCATCCCGCCCTTTTTCTGGCTGTGTTACCGGGTGGGTGTGCGGGTGCTGGGTGAACACGAGCAGCGCATCGCCTTCGAACCGAGTCTCGGCTGGCTCTGGACCGAGGCCACGCACATCTGGCAGCCACTGCTCACGGGCTCCTTGCTGGTGGGCAGCATCATCGGCCTGGCCGGCTATGGCGCAGCTCACCTGCTATGGCGCCTGCACGTGATGCGCCTGCTGCATCAGAGACGGCAGCGCGGCGGGCGCTAA